In Actinomadura citrea, a single window of DNA contains:
- a CDS encoding amidohydrolase family protein, with product MAEPRSDSAVPAFWRSLGLPGIIDVHVHFMPQRLMSAVWGYFDEAGPLIGTEWPIRYRDSEQERLDFLHGLGVRAFTSLAYPHRPGMAESLNEWAARFAARVPECLQTATFYPEPGVEEYVRRALDAGARVFKVHLQVGGFDPRLKELDAVWGMLADAGVPALVHAGSGPVANGYTGPGPFGEVLARHPRLTTIIAHLGAPEFEGFFALADAHEGVHLDTTMIFTRFAALAPFPDALLPRLHELGLEGRVLLGTDFPNIPYEYAHQLESLAALDLGDDWLRSVCWRGPADLFGLS from the coding sequence GTGGCCGAACCTCGTTCTGATTCAGCTGTCCCCGCGTTCTGGCGGTCGCTCGGACTGCCCGGCATCATCGACGTCCATGTCCACTTCATGCCGCAGCGGCTGATGAGCGCGGTGTGGGGGTACTTCGACGAGGCCGGGCCCCTGATCGGCACCGAGTGGCCCATCCGCTACCGGGACTCCGAGCAGGAGCGGCTGGACTTCCTGCACGGGCTCGGCGTCCGCGCGTTCACCTCGCTCGCCTACCCGCACCGGCCCGGCATGGCCGAGTCGCTGAACGAGTGGGCCGCCCGGTTCGCCGCCCGCGTCCCCGAATGCCTCCAGACCGCCACGTTCTACCCCGAGCCCGGCGTCGAGGAGTACGTGCGCCGCGCGCTGGACGCGGGTGCCCGCGTCTTCAAGGTCCACCTCCAGGTCGGCGGCTTCGACCCGCGCCTCAAGGAGCTGGACGCGGTGTGGGGGATGCTCGCCGACGCCGGGGTGCCCGCCCTCGTCCACGCGGGCTCCGGGCCGGTCGCCAACGGCTACACCGGGCCCGGCCCGTTCGGCGAGGTGCTCGCCCGCCATCCGCGCCTGACGACGATCATCGCCCACCTGGGCGCGCCCGAGTTCGAGGGCTTCTTCGCCCTCGCCGACGCGCACGAGGGCGTCCACCTCGACACGACGATGATCTTCACTCGGTTCGCCGCCCTGGCGCCCTTCCCGGACGCGCTGCTGCCCCGGCTGCACGAGCTCGGCCTGGAGGGGCGCGTCCTGCTCGGCACCGACTTCCCGAACATCCCCTACGAGTACGCGCACCAGCTGGAGTCGCTGGCCGCCCTCGACCTCGGCGACGACTGGCTGCGCTCGGTCTGCTGGCGCGGCCCGGCCGACCTGTTCGGCCTCTCGTAG
- a CDS encoding ArsR/SmtB family transcription factor, with protein sequence MSSASDVAAPDACAVRVVDAAKVAAVSASLPDGETITELAQVFGLLSDPGRLRVITALLEGGEMCVCDIAASCGHSESAVSHALRLLRANRVVRVRRAGRMAYYRLDDSHVRLLLDLALTHVGHGEEGT encoded by the coding sequence ATGAGCAGTGCTTCAGATGTCGCCGCCCCGGACGCCTGCGCCGTCCGGGTCGTCGACGCCGCGAAGGTCGCCGCCGTCTCGGCGTCCCTGCCGGACGGGGAGACGATCACCGAGCTGGCGCAGGTGTTCGGGCTGCTGTCCGACCCCGGCCGGCTACGGGTGATCACCGCGCTGCTCGAAGGGGGGGAGATGTGCGTGTGCGACATCGCCGCGTCCTGCGGGCACTCGGAGTCGGCGGTCTCGCACGCGCTGCGCCTGCTGCGCGCCAACCGCGTCGTGCGCGTCCGCCGCGCCGGCCGGATGGCCTACTACCGGCTGGACGACTCGCACGTCCGGCTGCTGCTCGATCTCGCCCTCACCCACGTCGGCCACGGGGAGGAAGGCACATGA
- a CDS encoding serine/threonine-protein kinase, with protein sequence MAGPVPLSAADPTRLGRWELLGRIGAGGQGAVYLGRPAEPGPGPSRVAVKLLHAQLVGDANARERFVREMAVLERVAGFCTAQMLAADVAGDRPYIVSEYVPGPSLRALVRDEGPRTGAALDRLAISSVTALSAIHRANVVHRDLKPQNVLIGPDGPRVIDFGIARAFDASATMTSQVVGTPAYMAPEQFTGRVGPSADLFAWASTLLFAATGRDPFAGGPLPAVMYRILHETPDLGALPGPLAEVAAACLAKDPQARPTSEDVLLWLLGESERHARLEIPIEHVTEDFTGPTAPVPGPVLEITPQPTADTFVQTSGVQTPTWPGPPTAAPAPPSPAPPAPVPPSPDPASPGPALGPAPGPAAGPAAGPGPGPAAGPAPLPRTPRTPRTPRTLRRGPAVVTGLLLAGLLAALDVAALAILIAQPSLSEGHRGGLLPVVASSFAVVAVVTLVGAILAWRGSRPAAGTVMAARVARVAMWAAWGALVEIQPSALAGHALLTALVVVLLVRGLSRSPV encoded by the coding sequence ATGGCGGGTCCGGTCCCCCTCTCCGCGGCCGATCCCACCCGGCTCGGCCGCTGGGAGCTGCTCGGGCGGATCGGCGCCGGCGGCCAGGGCGCGGTGTACCTCGGCCGGCCCGCCGAGCCGGGGCCCGGGCCGTCCCGGGTCGCCGTCAAGCTGCTGCACGCCCAGCTCGTCGGCGACGCCAACGCGCGGGAGCGGTTCGTGCGCGAGATGGCCGTCCTGGAGCGGGTCGCCGGGTTCTGCACCGCGCAGATGCTCGCCGCCGACGTGGCGGGCGACCGCCCCTACATCGTCAGCGAGTACGTGCCGGGGCCCTCGCTGCGCGCCCTCGTCCGCGACGAGGGGCCGCGCACCGGCGCGGCCCTCGACCGGCTCGCGATCAGCTCGGTGACGGCGCTGTCGGCGATCCACCGCGCGAACGTCGTGCACCGCGACCTCAAGCCGCAGAACGTGCTGATCGGCCCGGACGGGCCGCGCGTGATCGACTTCGGGATCGCGCGCGCGTTCGACGCGAGCGCGACGATGACGAGCCAGGTCGTCGGCACGCCCGCCTACATGGCCCCCGAGCAGTTCACCGGGCGGGTCGGGCCGTCGGCCGACCTGTTCGCCTGGGCGAGCACCCTGCTGTTCGCCGCCACCGGCCGCGACCCGTTCGCGGGCGGCCCGCTGCCAGCGGTGATGTACCGGATCCTGCACGAGACGCCCGACCTCGGCGCCCTGCCCGGCCCGCTCGCCGAGGTCGCCGCCGCCTGCCTCGCCAAGGACCCGCAGGCCCGCCCCACCTCCGAGGACGTCCTGCTGTGGCTGCTCGGCGAGAGCGAGCGGCACGCCCGGCTGGAGATCCCCATCGAGCACGTCACGGAGGACTTCACCGGCCCGACGGCGCCGGTCCCGGGGCCCGTGCTCGAGATCACGCCGCAGCCGACCGCCGACACGTTCGTCCAGACCTCCGGTGTGCAGACGCCGACATGGCCCGGCCCGCCCACGGCCGCACCGGCTCCGCCTTCGCCCGCTCCGCCCGCGCCCGTTCCGCCGTCGCCCGATCCGGCCTCGCCCGGACCTGCGCTCGGACCTGCGCCGGGACCTGCGGCCGGACCTGCGGCCGGACCTGGGCCCGGACCTGCGGCCGGACCCGCTCCGCTGCCTCGGACGCCCCGGACGCCCCGGACGCCCCGGACGCTGCGGCGCGGCCCGGCGGTCGTGACCGGGCTGCTCCTCGCCGGACTGCTCGCCGCCCTGGACGTCGCCGCCCTCGCGATCCTGATCGCCCAGCCGTCCCTCAGCGAGGGCCACCGGGGCGGCCTGCTGCCCGTGGTCGCCTCGTCGTTCGCCGTCGTCGCCGTCGTCACCCTGGTCGGGGCGATCCTGGCGTGGCGCGGCAGCCGCCCCGCGGCGGGGACGGTGATGGCCGCGCGCGTCGCCCGCGTCGCGATGTGGGCGGCCTGGGGCGCGCTCGTCGAGATCCAGCCGTCCGCCCTGGCCGGCCACGCCCTGCTGACCGCCCTGGTGGTGGTCCTCCTGGTCCGCGGCCTGTCCCGGTCACCCGTCTGA
- a CDS encoding cation diffusion facilitator family transporter, with protein sequence MIGDREDTPGKRGHGHGHGHAVSAGADRRLLTGALALIIVYMSGEVVVGLLAGSLALITDAAHMMTDAFAIALALVAMRIAARPPKGGYTFGLRRAEILSAQLNGLTLILLTVYFVYEGVRRLIEPPAVEGQFVFWTALAGIAVNIAATMLISRADRRSLNVEGAFQHILNDLFAFIATAVAGLVVWTTGFARADAVASLVVAALMLKAGYRLLRDAGRVLMEAAPAGLDPSELGARLAGRPCVEEVHDLHVWEVSSGYPALSAHVLVDSQGDCHAVRRDLQELLRDAYAITHTTLEVDHVDEPSGGGHVHCDDAHGPRHVAEAVEPHEHAGGAPCDH encoded by the coding sequence ATGATCGGGGACCGCGAGGACACGCCCGGGAAGCGGGGGCACGGGCACGGCCACGGGCACGCCGTCTCCGCGGGCGCCGACCGGCGGCTGCTGACCGGCGCGCTGGCGCTGATCATCGTCTACATGTCGGGCGAGGTGGTCGTCGGCCTGCTCGCGGGGTCGCTGGCGCTGATCACCGACGCCGCGCACATGATGACCGACGCGTTCGCGATCGCGCTGGCGCTGGTCGCGATGCGCATCGCGGCCCGGCCGCCGAAGGGCGGGTACACCTTCGGCCTGCGCCGTGCCGAGATCCTGTCCGCGCAGCTGAACGGGCTGACGCTGATCCTGCTCACCGTCTACTTCGTGTACGAGGGGGTCCGGCGGCTGATCGAGCCGCCCGCCGTGGAGGGCCAGTTCGTCTTCTGGACGGCCCTCGCGGGCATCGCCGTCAACATCGCGGCGACCATGCTGATCAGCCGGGCGGACCGGCGCAGCCTGAACGTCGAGGGCGCGTTCCAGCACATCCTGAACGACCTGTTCGCGTTCATCGCGACCGCGGTCGCGGGCCTGGTCGTGTGGACGACGGGCTTCGCCCGCGCGGACGCGGTCGCCTCGCTGGTGGTGGCGGCGCTGATGCTCAAGGCCGGGTACCGGCTGCTGCGGGACGCGGGCCGGGTGCTCATGGAGGCCGCGCCCGCCGGGCTCGACCCGTCCGAGCTCGGCGCCCGGCTCGCCGGGCGCCCCTGCGTCGAGGAGGTCCACGACCTGCACGTGTGGGAGGTCAGCTCGGGCTACCCGGCGCTGTCGGCGCACGTGCTGGTCGACTCCCAGGGCGACTGCCACGCCGTGCGACGCGACCTGCAGGAGCTGCTGCGCGACGCCTACGCGATCACGCACACCACGCTGGAGGTCGACCACGTGGACGAGCCGTCCGGCGGCGGCCACGTCCACTGCGACGACGCGCACGGCCCCCGCCATGTGGCGGAGGCCGTCGAGCCGCACGAGCACGCGGGCGGCGCGCCGTGCGACCACTAG
- a CDS encoding glycoside hydrolase family 44 protein — MPRKPWLAVVAAAALLPWAAPPAQAADGPALTVDPSASRHAISPYVYGMNFAAEDLAEELRLPVRRWGGNATTRYNYLYDETNRGSDWYFENVPGPAPDPAKLPDGSETDQFTDQDRRTGTSTLLTVPLIGWTPKGRDYTCGFGIAKYGPQQGADTQWRPDCGNGVKPDGSNVTGNDPADTSVPAGPKYITDWLSHLTGKYGRADGGGVRFYDLDNEPDLWHATHRDVHPDGAGYDEMRRQTYAIASAVKAADPGAQTLGPVGWGFQSLSLSGLDKQTCDREGGDCWSDPPDRAAHGGVPFADWYLRQMKAYEQEHGTRILDYFDEHIYPQQAGVSSGDPGDAATQELRLRSTRQLWDPSYTDESWIGRPINYIPRMRELVNQNYPGTKLAITEYNWGALGHLNGALAQADVLGIFGREGLDLATLWAPPGTSDPGAYAFRMYRDYDGAGASFGETSVRASSADQGRLAVYAAERSSDRALTLMIVNKSLTDDLTSTVSIAGRSGPAAGHVYRYGGADQAAIVRAPDVAVGADGFTSTFPASSITLVEIPAGGGPAAPACEAGYAVQSQWGTGFTAQVTVANTGTSPIEGWTLGFAFAAGQRVTQGWNAAWSQNGPDVTARDLDWNRTIRPGGSVTIGFNGSSGGTNPPPSAFRVNGAACTAR; from the coding sequence ATGCCCCGGAAGCCCTGGCTCGCCGTCGTCGCGGCCGCCGCGCTCCTGCCGTGGGCGGCGCCCCCGGCGCAGGCCGCGGACGGCCCCGCGCTGACCGTCGACCCGTCCGCGTCCCGGCACGCGATCAGCCCCTACGTCTACGGCATGAACTTCGCCGCCGAGGACCTCGCCGAGGAGCTGCGCCTCCCCGTCCGGCGGTGGGGCGGCAACGCGACGACCCGGTACAACTACCTCTACGACGAGACCAACCGGGGCTCGGACTGGTACTTCGAGAACGTGCCCGGCCCGGCGCCGGACCCCGCGAAACTCCCCGACGGGTCCGAGACCGACCAGTTCACCGACCAGGACCGCCGGACCGGCACCAGTACGCTCCTCACCGTCCCGCTGATCGGCTGGACGCCGAAGGGCCGCGACTACACCTGCGGTTTCGGCATCGCCAAGTACGGGCCGCAGCAGGGCGCCGACACCCAGTGGCGGCCCGACTGCGGCAACGGGGTGAAGCCGGACGGCTCGAACGTCACGGGCAACGACCCGGCCGACACGAGCGTCCCGGCCGGCCCGAAGTACATCACCGACTGGCTGTCCCACCTGACGGGCAAGTACGGCCGGGCCGACGGCGGCGGCGTGCGCTTCTACGACCTCGACAACGAACCCGACCTCTGGCACGCCACGCACCGCGACGTGCACCCGGACGGTGCCGGCTACGACGAGATGCGCCGCCAGACGTACGCGATCGCCTCCGCCGTGAAGGCCGCCGACCCGGGCGCCCAGACGCTCGGCCCGGTCGGCTGGGGCTTCCAGTCGCTGTCGCTGTCGGGCCTGGACAAGCAGACCTGCGACCGGGAGGGCGGCGACTGCTGGTCCGACCCGCCGGACCGGGCGGCGCACGGCGGCGTCCCGTTCGCGGACTGGTACCTCCGGCAGATGAAGGCCTACGAGCAGGAGCACGGGACCCGCATCCTCGACTACTTCGACGAGCACATCTACCCGCAGCAGGCCGGGGTGTCCTCCGGCGACCCCGGCGACGCGGCGACCCAGGAGCTGCGGCTGCGCTCCACCCGGCAGCTGTGGGACCCCTCCTACACCGACGAGAGCTGGATCGGCCGGCCGATCAACTACATCCCGCGGATGCGCGAGCTCGTGAACCAGAACTATCCGGGCACCAAGCTGGCGATCACCGAGTACAACTGGGGTGCGCTCGGCCACCTGAACGGCGCGCTGGCCCAGGCGGACGTCCTCGGGATCTTCGGGCGGGAGGGCCTCGACCTGGCGACGCTGTGGGCCCCGCCGGGCACGTCCGACCCGGGCGCCTACGCCTTCCGCATGTACCGCGACTACGACGGCGCGGGCGCCTCGTTCGGCGAGACGTCCGTCCGCGCGTCGAGCGCCGACCAGGGAAGGCTCGCGGTGTACGCGGCGGAGCGCTCGTCCGACAGGGCGCTCACCCTCATGATCGTGAACAAGTCGCTCACCGACGACCTCACCAGCACGGTGTCGATCGCCGGGCGGTCCGGTCCGGCGGCCGGGCACGTCTACCGGTACGGCGGCGCCGACCAGGCCGCGATCGTCCGCGCCCCGGACGTGGCGGTCGGGGCGGACGGGTTCACCTCGACGTTCCCCGCGTCCTCGATCACGCTGGTCGAGATCCCGGCGGGCGGCGGCCCGGCCGCCCCGGCGTGCGAGGCCGGCTACGCGGTGCAGAGCCAGTGGGGGACCGGCTTCACCGCGCAGGTCACCGTCGCCAACACCGGGACATCGCCCATCGAGGGCTGGACGCTGGGGTTCGCGTTCGCCGCGGGCCAGCGCGTCACCCAGGGCTGGAACGCCGCCTGGTCGCAGAACGGCCCGGACGTGACCGCCCGCGACCTCGACTGGAACCGGACCATCCGGCCGGGAGGCTCGGTGACGATCGGCTTCAACGGGTCGAGCGGCGGCACGAATCCGCCGCCGAGCGCCTTCAGGGTGAACGGCGCCGCCTGCACCGCCCGCTGA
- a CDS encoding VWA domain-containing protein, translating to MVLGGDQADGTGVTLAGDDVGMDGALERLYGAGGDEGRPRPGRRGAGLGDSAPSVARWLGDIRTYFPSSVVRVMQKDAIERLDLTRLLLEPEMLDAVEPDVHLVGTLLSLNRVLPDKARESARAVVRTVVRDLERRLAQKTRSAVGGALDRSARVLRPRRLADVDWDRTIRANLRHYLPDQGTLVPERLIGYGRRRQAVKRDVVLAIDQSGSMAASVVYASVFGAVLASMRSLRTSLVVFDTSVVDLTDQLHDPVEVLFGTQLGGGTDINRAIAYCQSLVTRPAETILVLISDLYEGGVRDEMLQRVAALTAAGVQVVVLLALSDEGAPGYDHDNAAALAAMGVPAFACTPDAFPGLMAAAIEHRDLKEWSERAAGDR from the coding sequence ATGGTGCTAGGCGGCGACCAGGCCGACGGGACCGGCGTGACCCTGGCCGGCGACGACGTCGGTATGGACGGCGCGCTGGAGCGGCTCTACGGGGCCGGCGGCGACGAGGGGCGGCCCCGGCCGGGGCGGCGCGGCGCGGGGCTCGGCGACTCGGCGCCCTCCGTGGCCCGGTGGCTCGGCGACATCCGCACCTACTTCCCGTCGAGCGTCGTGCGGGTGATGCAGAAGGACGCGATCGAGCGCCTCGACCTCACCCGCCTGCTGCTGGAGCCGGAGATGCTGGACGCGGTCGAGCCCGACGTCCACCTCGTCGGGACGCTGCTGTCGCTGAACCGGGTGCTGCCCGACAAGGCCAGGGAGTCGGCGCGCGCGGTGGTCCGCACCGTCGTGCGCGACCTGGAGCGGCGGCTCGCGCAGAAGACGCGCTCGGCCGTCGGCGGGGCCCTCGACCGGTCGGCGCGGGTGCTGCGCCCGAGGCGGCTCGCCGACGTCGACTGGGACCGCACGATCCGCGCGAACCTGCGCCACTACCTGCCCGACCAGGGCACCCTCGTGCCGGAGCGGCTGATCGGGTACGGCAGGCGGCGGCAGGCCGTCAAGCGGGACGTGGTGCTCGCGATCGACCAGAGCGGCTCGATGGCGGCGTCGGTGGTGTACGCGAGCGTGTTCGGGGCGGTGCTGGCGTCGATGCGGTCGCTGCGCACGTCGCTGGTGGTGTTCGACACCAGCGTCGTGGACCTCACCGACCAGCTCCACGACCCGGTGGAGGTGCTGTTCGGCACCCAGCTCGGCGGCGGCACCGACATCAACCGCGCCATCGCGTACTGCCAGAGCCTGGTCACGCGCCCGGCCGAGACGATCCTCGTGCTGATCAGTGACCTGTACGAGGGCGGGGTCCGCGACGAGATGCTGCAGCGGGTCGCGGCGCTGACGGCGGCGGGCGTGCAGGTCGTCGTCCTGCTCGCCCTGTCGGACGAGGGCGCGCCCGGCTACGACCACGACAACGCGGCGGCCCTGGCCGCGATGGGCGTCCCGGCCTTCGCGTGCACCCCCGACGCCTTCCCCGGCCTGATGGCCGCCGCCATCGAGCACCGCGACCTCAAGGAGTGGTCCGAGCGCGCCGCGGGAGACCGGTGA
- a CDS encoding cellulase family glycosylhydrolase yields MRTTVTVRLRRTRLLPILVAVLLALALVQVAPSPARAAGAGYWHTSGRQLLDAAGQPVRMTGVNWFGAETSNHAPHGLWSRGYKDMLDQIKSLRYNTLRLPYSSQLFDSGSAPNSIDYAKNPDLQGLNGLQILDRIIAYAGRIGLKVVLDRHRPDSGGQSALWYTAAYPESRWISDWTMLARHYAGDTTVIGADLHNEPHSPACWGCGDQTRDWRLAAERAGNAVLAANPNWLIIVEGVNDQSGDNYWWGGNLQGAAQYPVRLNVPNRLVYSAHDYATSVYPQPWFDDPSFPSNMAGIWDKNWGYLDRNNVAPVLLGEFGTTLGDPRDRTWLRTLMAYLGKGTGGISFTFWSWNPNSGDTGGILNDDWTTVNTAKQSYLDPYLLGAGDPGGDPGDPGTPETSCKVAYTVQNSWSGGFTAQVTITNSGSSALNGWRLEFAFPGDQKVGQGWSAAWSQSGAAVTAGNLDWNASVAPGASLSIGFQATGAASGAPAAFEVNDKACEV; encoded by the coding sequence ATGAGAACGACCGTGACCGTGAGACTCCGGCGGACCCGCCTCCTCCCGATCCTCGTGGCCGTGCTGCTGGCGCTGGCACTCGTCCAGGTCGCGCCGTCCCCGGCCCGCGCGGCCGGCGCCGGCTACTGGCACACCAGCGGCCGGCAGCTGCTCGACGCCGCCGGGCAGCCGGTGCGGATGACGGGCGTCAACTGGTTCGGCGCCGAGACGTCCAACCACGCCCCGCACGGCCTCTGGTCGCGCGGCTACAAGGACATGCTCGACCAGATCAAGAGCCTGAGGTACAACACGCTGCGGCTGCCCTACAGCAGCCAGCTGTTCGACTCCGGCAGCGCCCCGAACAGCATCGACTACGCCAAGAACCCCGACCTGCAGGGCCTGAACGGGCTGCAGATCCTCGACCGGATCATCGCGTACGCGGGGCGGATCGGGCTCAAGGTCGTCCTCGACCGGCACCGCCCGGACTCCGGCGGCCAGTCCGCGCTCTGGTACACCGCCGCCTACCCCGAGTCGCGCTGGATCTCCGACTGGACGATGCTCGCCCGGCACTACGCGGGCGACACCACGGTCATCGGCGCCGACCTGCACAACGAGCCGCACTCCCCGGCCTGCTGGGGCTGCGGCGACCAGACGAGGGACTGGCGGCTGGCCGCCGAGCGGGCCGGCAACGCGGTCCTCGCGGCCAACCCGAACTGGCTGATCATCGTGGAGGGCGTCAACGACCAGAGCGGCGACAACTACTGGTGGGGCGGCAACCTCCAGGGCGCCGCGCAGTACCCGGTGCGGCTGAACGTCCCGAACCGGCTCGTGTACTCCGCCCACGACTACGCAACGTCGGTGTACCCGCAGCCGTGGTTCGACGACCCGTCCTTCCCGTCCAACATGGCCGGGATCTGGGACAAGAACTGGGGCTACCTCGACAGGAACAACGTCGCGCCGGTCCTGCTCGGCGAGTTCGGGACGACGCTGGGGGACCCGCGCGACCGGACCTGGCTGCGCACCCTGATGGCCTACCTCGGCAAGGGCACGGGCGGGATCTCCTTCACCTTCTGGTCGTGGAACCCCAACTCGGGCGACACCGGCGGCATCCTCAACGACGACTGGACGACCGTGAACACGGCGAAGCAGTCCTACCTCGATCCCTACCTGCTCGGCGCCGGCGACCCGGGCGGCGACCCCGGCGACCCGGGCACGCCGGAGACGTCCTGCAAGGTCGCCTACACGGTGCAGAACAGCTGGTCGGGCGGCTTCACCGCCCAGGTCACCATCACCAACAGCGGGTCCTCGGCGCTGAACGGCTGGAGGCTGGAGTTCGCCTTCCCCGGCGACCAGAAGGTCGGCCAGGGGTGGAGCGCTGCCTGGTCGCAGAGCGGCGCCGCGGTCACCGCCGGGAACCTGGACTGGAACGCCTCCGTCGCGCCCGGCGCCTCGCTCTCGATCGGGTTCCAGGCGACCGGCGCGGCGAGCGGCGCGCCCGCCGCGTTCGAGGTGAACGACAAGGCATGCGAGGTGTGA
- a CDS encoding alpha/beta hydrolase, whose product MRGFAGAGLIVAVAGLTASIAAGGTAPPGAPAADDGATVVGERRPRRRVLDLAVRSPVLAGVARARLLLPPGWSRDASRTWPVLWLLHGASAGRDGHTAWSEHSDIEELTDGADVIVVMPDGGPCGSYTDWWNRGGGGAPKWETFHLAELRQILERGYRAGPDRAVAGNAMGGLGALAYAARHRGLFRAAASFSGPVHTLHRDPSGLDVADLVELSVAIGAPSLDWTDVWGDPDEQRVVWRQHNPYDLAGRLTGVRVHVSAGDGAPGPFDHPGRGGREAVPRDALEALAHTVSEEFAGKLKKLGVPVSTHFYRGTHTWPYWRRELRAALPALLAEIT is encoded by the coding sequence TTGCGCGGCTTTGCGGGAGCGGGACTCATCGTTGCGGTCGCCGGGCTGACCGCGTCCATCGCGGCGGGCGGCACGGCTCCGCCCGGCGCGCCCGCCGCCGACGACGGCGCGACCGTGGTCGGCGAGCGCCGCCCGCGCCGCCGCGTCCTCGACCTGGCCGTGCGTTCCCCCGTCCTCGCAGGCGTCGCCCGCGCCCGCCTCCTGCTGCCCCCCGGCTGGTCACGGGACGCCTCCCGCACCTGGCCGGTGCTCTGGCTCCTGCACGGGGCCTCCGCCGGCCGGGACGGCCACACCGCCTGGAGCGAGCACAGCGACATCGAGGAGCTGACCGATGGCGCCGATGTGATCGTCGTCATGCCGGACGGCGGCCCGTGCGGCAGCTACACCGACTGGTGGAACCGCGGCGGCGGCGGCGCGCCGAAGTGGGAGACCTTCCACCTCGCCGAACTCCGGCAGATCCTGGAACGCGGATACCGCGCCGGCCCGGACCGCGCCGTCGCCGGCAACGCGATGGGCGGGCTCGGCGCGCTGGCGTACGCGGCCAGGCACCGGGGCCTCTTCCGGGCGGCGGCGTCGTTCAGCGGGCCGGTGCACACGCTGCACCGCGATCCGTCCGGGCTCGACGTCGCCGACCTCGTCGAGCTGAGCGTCGCGATCGGCGCGCCGTCCCTCGACTGGACGGACGTGTGGGGCGACCCCGACGAGCAGCGCGTCGTGTGGCGCCAGCACAACCCCTACGACCTCGCCGGCCGGCTCACGGGCGTTCGCGTGCACGTCAGTGCCGGGGACGGCGCCCCCGGCCCCTTCGACCACCCCGGCCGGGGCGGGCGGGAGGCCGTCCCCCGCGACGCGCTGGAGGCCCTCGCCCACACCGTCTCCGAAGAGTTCGCGGGCAAGCTGAAGAAGCTCGGCGTCCCCGTGTCCACGCACTTCTACCGCGGCACCCACACCTGGCCCTACTGGCGCCGCGAGTTGCGGGCCGCGCTGCCCGCCCTGCTCGCGGAGATCACCTGA
- a CDS encoding FecR/PupR family sigma factor regulator, translated as MLQIRSTIARSWVGAVPLAGAVAALVAAGALTGCGDAGATITRLTVGSPGPDPYTLASGTDRVDVKARPQAGGTKEGDAPGLYGGTRQASTCDREKLAAFLRAHPDKARAWARVQGIPVGDIPRYVSRQTPVLLRTDTLVTNHGYRDGEATSDPAVLQAGMGVLVNGYGVPTVKCNCGNPLTPPDKKISTRNASYSGRSWPGFEKGNVTRIRPRDSQKGTIVTFVLVDPEATMGFARPRATEGASDGPPTALPRTETEVVASDSPAPSDSGLETPGTESPGTQSPGPGTPGLETPGTEPPGTQSPGPETPAPALSSPSPGVATQDPGTGAGGKDAPGDGAHGPVSLPPSKEPAPAIS; from the coding sequence ATGCTGCAGATTCGTTCGACGATTGCGCGGTCCTGGGTCGGCGCCGTGCCGCTGGCGGGGGCCGTCGCGGCCCTCGTGGCGGCGGGTGCGCTGACCGGCTGCGGGGACGCCGGCGCGACCATCACGCGGCTGACGGTGGGATCGCCGGGGCCCGACCCGTACACGCTGGCGTCCGGCACCGACAGGGTCGATGTGAAGGCGAGGCCGCAGGCAGGCGGCACGAAGGAGGGGGACGCACCGGGACTCTACGGCGGGACGCGCCAGGCCTCGACCTGCGACAGGGAGAAGCTCGCCGCCTTCCTGCGGGCCCACCCCGACAAGGCGCGGGCGTGGGCGCGGGTGCAGGGGATCCCGGTGGGCGACATCCCGCGGTACGTGTCGCGGCAGACGCCGGTCCTGCTGCGCACCGACACGCTGGTCACCAACCACGGGTACCGGGACGGGGAGGCGACGAGCGATCCCGCCGTCCTTCAAGCCGGAATGGGCGTTCTGGTCAATGGTTACGGAGTGCCCACGGTGAAGTGCAATTGCGGCAATCCCCTCACTCCGCCCGACAAAAAGATCTCCACCCGGAACGCGTCGTACAGTGGCCGATCCTGGCCGGGATTCGAGAAGGGGAATGTCACCCGAATCCGGCCGCGGGATTCCCAGAAGGGGACGATCGTCACTTTCGTCCTGGTCGACCCGGAGGCCACGATGGGATTTGCCCGGCCCCGCGCCACCGAGGGGGCGTCGGACGGGCCGCCGACCGCGCTGCCGCGGACGGAGACGGAGGTCGTGGCGAGCGACTCGCCCGCACCGTCCGACTCCGGCCTGGAGACGCCCGGCACCGAGTCCCCCGGGACGCAGTCCCCCGGCCCGGGGACTCCCGGCCTGGAGACGCCCGGTACCGAGCCCCCCGGGACGCAGTCCCCCGGGCCGGAGACCCCGGCCCCCGCGCTCTCGTCCCCGTCACCGGGCGTGGCCACGCAGGACCCGGGTACGGGTGCCGGTGGGAAGGATGCGCCGGGCGACGGGGCGCACGGGCCGGTCTCCCTGCCGCCGTCGAAGGAGCCCGCGCCCGCGATCTCCTGA